Proteins encoded in a region of the Mixophyes fleayi isolate aMixFle1 chromosome 5, aMixFle1.hap1, whole genome shotgun sequence genome:
- the LOC142157726 gene encoding thread biopolymer filament subunit gamma-like: MSIAGSNSGWVTSSSQRSGYSLSQGAASGGGFSGGLSRLSLGGGGYSLGAGGSAFGAGLGAASGGLGGGLGGGYGGGLGGGYGGGLGGGYGGGLGGGYGGGGYGGGFGGSAAFSLGRSLTAGGLSSTLNVGAPRVIPQLLSRSTEKQTLAGLNDRFFSYVEKVKHLQFENQTLQTQLNLLTGGTGSGPSDSTTTTVNFELQLTDLRNTVETLTLENVRHEIELDNIRGAAEELKTKYELELGVKYQLETDIAAMKRDIEVATELRTTLEQRFSSALDDLAFLKKTHEEELSGLQTKFGASVDTNVSLIEVDAVKSFDLTTSLNKLRAEYEKSVQQHKEDAESYFRTKIEEINSESVKTSEVVASVKAEVTSTKKELQTLNTELQTLLSVNYTLESNLAEVVARSSVGVAEFQAQISSYEGAIESAKVELHKIIVNYQELLDIKQALDVEISTYKKLLEGEDLKLPDAEALSGGTFTYSSDGGFQKKESSSGFSAEFSFSRKELISD; this comes from the exons ATGTCAATCGCAGGTTCAAACTCTGGTTGGGTAACTTCTTCCTCCCAGAGGTCTGGCTATTCACTTAGCCAAGGGGCAGCTTCTGGTGGTGGGTTTTCTGGAGGTCTGTCCCGTTTGAGTTTGGGCGGTGGAGGTTATAGTTTAGGAGCTGGAGGGTCTGCTTTTGGAGCCGGATTAGGAGCAGCTA GTGGAGGTCTAGGAGGCGGCTTAGGAGGAGGCTATGGAGGCGGCTTAGGAGGAGGCTATGGAGGCGGCTTAGGAGGGGGCTATGGAGGCGGCTTAGGAGGAGGCTATGGAGGAGGAGGCTATGGAGGAGGCTTTGGAGGCAGTGCAGCATTTTCTTTGGGACGATCCTTGACTGCTGGGGGTTTGAGCTCAACTCTGAATGTGGGGGCACCTCGTGTAATACCCCAATTACTGTCTAGAAGCACAGAAAAACAGACACTAGCAGGACTAAATGACCGTTTTTTTTCTTATGTGGAAAAAGTTAAGCACCTACAATTTGAAAATCAGACATTGCAGACACAGCTGAACCTATTGACAGGTGGCACAGGAAGCGGTCCAAGTGACTCCACTACTACCACAGTAAACTTTGAACTTCAGCTTACAGATCTGAGGAACACAGTTGAAACTCTAACACTGGAAAATGTTCGACATGAAATTGAACTTGACAACATCAGAGGCGCAGCAGAAGAGCTAAAGACTAA ATATGAATTAGAGTTAGGAGTGAAATATCAACTGGAAACCGATATTGCGGCAATGAAACGG GACATTGAGGTCGCTACGGAACTGCGCACCACACTGGAACAAAGATTCTCCTCAGCTCTTGATGACCTTGCATTCCTGAAGAAGACACATGAAGAG GAACTAAGTGGGCTACAGACTAAATTTGGAGCTTCAGTAGATACAAATGTTTCGCTGATTGAAGTGGATGCAGTTAAATCATTTGACCTCACAACATCTTTGAACAAACTCAGAGCTGAATATGAAAAATCTGTCCAACAACACAAAGAAGATGCAGAGTCATACTTTAGAACTAAG ATTGAAGAAATAAACAGTGAATCAGTCAAAACCTCAGAAGTTGTTGCCTCAGTGAAAGCAGAAGTTACCAGCACAAAGAAAGAGCTTCAAACATTAAACACTGAATTACAGACTCTTCTGTCAGTG aattaTACACTTGAAAGCAATCTTGCAGAGGTAGTAGCAAGATCCAGTGTTGGTGTGGCAGAGTTTCAAGCACAGATAAGCAGCTATGAAGGTGCAATCGAGTCAGCAAAGGTAGAACTTCACAAAATCATTGTGAACTATCAAGAGTTGTTGGATATAAAACAAGCGCTTGATGTAGAAATATCAACCTACAAGAAGCTGTTGGAGGGTGAAGATCTCAA ACTTCCCGACGCAGAGGCTTTGTCAGGAGGCACTTTCACATACTCAT CTGACGGTGGCTTTCAGAAGAAAGAATCAAGTTCAG GGTTTTCAGCTGAATTCAGCTTTTCAAGAAAAGAATTAATTTCAG ACTGA